From Bradyrhizobium sp. NDS-1, the proteins below share one genomic window:
- the fsrB gene encoding siderophore utilization protein FsrB yields the protein MRAIFGKLHRWAGLLTAGFLFFSGITGAIISWDHEIDDVLNSHLFDVTSKGPAIPSIELAKMIEQRDPRARVVYLFMTPEEGHSLWFFVMPRIDPATGKRYALDYNQIFLDPNTGVELGRRYWGAVWPVTRENLVSFLYKLHYTMHIPEFWGSDRWGMRVLGIIAIIWTIDCFVGFYLTLPSRRRTKAARAPAVTRQLERGFWARWAPAWTIKTSGSAYRINFDIHRAFSLWTWSLLFVIAFTAFSLNLYFEVFSPLMKMVSNYTPTPYEQRPYRDLDDPIEPKMTFAEIAARAAADGKARGWTIPVGAISYGPAHGVYAAAFFHPGDDHGAGGVGPAQLYYDSEDGSPIGERLPWVGTAADIFVQAQFPLHSGRIVGLFGRILISIMGLVVAALSVTGVVIWWRKRRARVRVRETATMRLSERQLTPAE from the coding sequence ATGAGAGCGATATTCGGCAAGCTGCATCGCTGGGCGGGACTGCTCACGGCAGGCTTCCTGTTCTTCTCCGGCATCACCGGCGCGATCATCTCCTGGGATCACGAGATCGACGACGTCCTGAACAGCCATCTGTTCGACGTCACCAGCAAGGGCCCGGCGATTCCGTCGATCGAGCTCGCCAAGATGATCGAGCAGCGCGATCCCCGTGCCCGCGTGGTCTACCTCTTCATGACGCCGGAGGAGGGCCACTCGCTGTGGTTCTTCGTCATGCCGCGGATCGATCCGGCTACCGGCAAGCGCTATGCGCTCGACTACAATCAGATCTTTCTCGATCCCAATACCGGCGTGGAGCTGGGCCGGCGCTATTGGGGCGCCGTGTGGCCTGTCACAAGAGAGAACCTCGTCTCGTTCCTCTACAAGCTGCACTACACGATGCACATCCCGGAGTTCTGGGGCAGCGACCGCTGGGGCATGCGCGTGCTCGGCATCATCGCCATCATCTGGACCATCGATTGCTTCGTCGGCTTCTATCTGACGCTGCCCTCGCGCCGGCGCACCAAGGCGGCGCGGGCACCTGCCGTCACGCGCCAGCTCGAGCGCGGCTTCTGGGCGCGATGGGCGCCGGCCTGGACCATCAAGACCTCGGGCAGCGCCTACCGGATCAATTTCGACATCCACCGCGCGTTCAGCCTGTGGACCTGGAGCCTGCTGTTCGTGATCGCCTTCACCGCGTTCTCGCTGAATCTCTATTTCGAGGTGTTCTCGCCGCTGATGAAGATGGTGTCGAATTACACGCCGACGCCCTATGAGCAGCGGCCCTACCGCGATCTCGACGACCCCATCGAACCCAAGATGACCTTCGCCGAAATCGCTGCCCGCGCGGCCGCCGATGGCAAAGCACGTGGCTGGACCATCCCGGTCGGCGCAATCAGCTACGGACCCGCCCATGGCGTCTATGCCGCCGCCTTCTTCCACCCCGGCGACGATCACGGCGCCGGCGGCGTCGGCCCGGCGCAGCTCTATTACGACAGCGAGGATGGCAGCCCCATCGGCGAACGGCTGCCCTGGGTCGGCACCGCCGCCGACATCTTCGTGCAAGCGCAGTTTCCGCTGCACTCGGGACGCATCGTCGGCCTGTTCGGGCGCATCCTGATCTCGATCATGGGGCTCGTGGTGGCCGCACTCTCGGTCACGGGTGTCGTCATCTGGTGGCGCAAGCGACGCGCCCGGGTCCGCGTTCGCGAGACCGCGACAATGCGCTTGAGTGAGCGGCAACTGACGCCGGCGGAGTAG
- a CDS encoding primary-amine oxidase: MLETVASNSSAQAAAPHPLDPLTAAEITTACTMVRAAVASPENCRFPTVRLEEPTKQELAAGGAGLPRRAFVLTLDVVTGEAIEHIVDLGRGEIVDRKLVPNREAPYGQPPVMLEEFFKCEAVVKADPGWRAAMQRRGLSDKDIELVQVDPFSSGFFDNEFERGARIVRAVSYFREHLQDNGYAHPIEGVVAVVDLIGGKVIDLTDEDPIVPIPRKKRNYGAHEVTDPRTDIKPLHIEQPEGASFRIDGWKVDWQKWSFRVGFTPREGLVLHQLAYQDGARKRALIYRASVTEMVVPYADPTANHFWKSAFDAGEYGLGMLANALELGCDCLGNIHYFDVPAADSRGEPFVMRNAVCMHEEDYGIAWKHYEFRNGLFEVRRSRRLVISFFATVGNYDYGFYWYLYQDGTIQLETKLTGIIQTTAVRSGETYKWGGMVDDNLGGPTHQHFFNARLHMDLDGGGNTVTEHDFVPRPWGNDNPHGNVFDTTTRVLSRERDAAAIANGETGRFWKISNPNETNSVGNAPAYKLVVNPSPLMLAQEGSTVRSRGGFATKHVWVTAFDPGEKYASGNYPNVHAGGDGLPRYAAQNRNIENADIVVWHSFGHTHVCKPEDFPIMPVEYAGFMLKPTGFFAANAAGDIPPDRNSRSVLAGEKSAAATCCHADRG; the protein is encoded by the coding sequence ATGCTCGAAACCGTCGCATCCAACTCGTCCGCGCAAGCTGCCGCACCGCATCCGCTTGACCCGTTGACCGCCGCAGAGATCACGACCGCCTGCACGATGGTGCGCGCCGCTGTGGCTTCACCCGAGAACTGCCGCTTCCCGACGGTGCGGCTGGAGGAGCCTACCAAGCAGGAGCTGGCCGCGGGCGGAGCAGGGCTTCCGCGCCGGGCCTTCGTGCTGACTCTGGATGTCGTCACCGGAGAAGCGATCGAGCACATCGTCGATCTCGGCCGCGGCGAGATCGTCGATCGCAAGCTCGTCCCCAACCGCGAGGCGCCCTATGGGCAGCCGCCGGTGATGCTGGAAGAGTTCTTCAAATGCGAGGCCGTGGTGAAGGCCGATCCCGGCTGGCGCGCGGCGATGCAGCGGCGCGGGCTCAGCGACAAGGACATCGAGCTGGTTCAGGTCGACCCGTTCTCCTCGGGCTTCTTCGACAATGAGTTCGAGCGCGGCGCGCGCATCGTGCGCGCCGTCAGCTATTTCCGCGAGCATCTCCAGGACAACGGCTACGCCCATCCGATCGAGGGCGTTGTCGCGGTTGTCGATCTGATCGGCGGCAAGGTCATCGACCTCACGGATGAGGATCCGATCGTGCCGATCCCGCGCAAGAAGCGAAATTACGGGGCGCATGAGGTCACTGACCCGCGCACCGACATCAAGCCGCTGCACATCGAGCAGCCCGAGGGCGCGAGCTTTCGCATCGATGGCTGGAAGGTCGATTGGCAGAAGTGGAGTTTTCGCGTCGGCTTCACGCCTCGCGAGGGCCTCGTGCTGCATCAACTCGCCTACCAGGACGGCGCACGCAAGCGCGCGCTGATTTATCGCGCCAGCGTCACCGAAATGGTGGTGCCTTACGCCGACCCGACCGCCAATCATTTCTGGAAGTCGGCGTTCGATGCCGGTGAATACGGCCTCGGCATGCTCGCCAACGCGCTCGAACTCGGCTGCGACTGCCTCGGCAACATCCACTATTTCGATGTGCCGGCCGCCGACAGCAGGGGCGAACCCTTCGTCATGCGGAACGCCGTCTGCATGCATGAAGAGGACTACGGAATTGCCTGGAAGCACTATGAATTCCGCAACGGCCTGTTCGAGGTTCGCCGATCCCGGCGGCTCGTGATCTCGTTTTTCGCGACCGTCGGCAATTACGATTACGGCTTCTACTGGTATCTCTACCAGGATGGCACGATCCAGCTGGAGACCAAGCTCACCGGCATCATTCAGACTACCGCCGTGCGGTCGGGCGAGACGTACAAATGGGGCGGCATGGTCGACGACAATCTGGGCGGACCGACGCATCAGCACTTCTTCAACGCTCGCCTGCACATGGACCTCGACGGCGGCGGCAATACCGTCACTGAGCACGACTTCGTGCCAAGGCCCTGGGGTAACGACAATCCGCACGGCAACGTGTTCGACACCACCACGCGCGTGCTGTCGCGCGAGCGCGATGCAGCGGCGATCGCCAACGGCGAGACCGGCCGGTTCTGGAAGATCAGCAATCCCAACGAGACCAATTCGGTCGGCAATGCTCCCGCCTACAAGCTCGTAGTCAATCCGAGCCCGCTGATGCTGGCGCAAGAGGGCAGCACCGTGCGCAGCCGCGGCGGCTTTGCCACCAAGCACGTCTGGGTGACCGCGTTCGATCCGGGCGAAAAATACGCCAGCGGCAACTATCCCAACGTCCATGCGGGCGGCGACGGCCTGCCGCGCTATGCCGCGCAGAATCGAAACATCGAGAATGCCGACATCGTGGTGTGGCACTCGTTCGGTCATACCCACGTCTGCAAGCCCGAGGACTTTCCGATCATGCCGGTCGAGTATGCCGGCTTCATGCTGAAGCCAACCGGCTTCTTTGCGGCCAATGCGGCCGGCGATATTCCGCCGGACCGCAACAGCCGCAGCGTGCTGGCGGGCGAAAAGAGCGCCGCGGCAACCTGTTGTCACGCGGACCGCGGGTAA
- a CDS encoding TonB-dependent siderophore receptor translates to MTDFQLSSRGETRRRQIQIFFLGAVSAFPFVIPFASAEAQTQIPAVTVDAPADRVRPASIAPTRRAATRTSRANRRSAAQQAAPTQSAASNVGAGDRANGPVRGFVATRSGTATKTDTPLIETPQSVSVVTTDQVRNQGAVSIGEALRYTAGVSGDVNGGSDTRFGALQIRGFDTTMSGLYVDGLRIPSSNYVHFNGLDPYGAERIEVLKGPSSAMYGGSGTGGILNYVTKLPTAQQFGEVSISGGSFNRYQGQFDMGGAANKEGTVLWRLTGVVRDGETQVDFTKDNRVFIAPAVTFKPNEDTTITILANYQRDRAGWGLQFLPASGTVWPNNGRTIPVSFFAGVPGFNAFNTEIATAGYQLSHNFTDNITFRQNLRYAYQHNEEKVFYGAGYTDEPAGQLARFGSYSNSYINSFAVDNQLQGKFVTGIFSHTTLVGVDYRNTQFRDTAFGVTTSAPEINVFNPVYSYDWTIGGMSDNTGVKQSQVGLYAQDQIKLGRLSFQLGGRQDFVTTQLDSDLPAASTSVSKDASAFTGRAAVMYNFDNGIAPYFSYSESFLPVLARGLGGQMLNPETGVQYEVGVKYQPIGWNALFTFAAFDLTRDNVVTYAPPSYLAEQTGQVKSRGLELEGTMSLADGWNLRAAYAYVDAVVTQDPVNVGKAPVTVPLNRASLWNDYTLQTGPLAGLQFGGGIRYVGATWGDDANTFKVGSATVLDALLAYTRDNWRLSLNVTNLADTRYVAACYSLSGCFYAEGRKAIGKLSYRW, encoded by the coding sequence GTGACCGACTTCCAACTTTCTTCGCGTGGAGAAACGCGTCGCCGACAGATTCAGATATTCTTCCTCGGGGCGGTCAGCGCATTCCCTTTCGTCATTCCCTTCGCTTCCGCGGAGGCCCAGACGCAGATTCCCGCTGTCACCGTCGATGCGCCGGCTGACCGCGTCCGCCCTGCGTCGATCGCTCCGACGCGACGGGCGGCAACGCGGACCTCGCGAGCCAATCGCCGCTCTGCCGCGCAGCAGGCCGCGCCGACCCAGTCGGCCGCATCGAACGTCGGTGCGGGCGATCGCGCCAATGGTCCGGTACGCGGATTCGTCGCCACAAGGAGCGGCACCGCCACCAAGACGGATACTCCGCTGATCGAGACCCCGCAGTCGGTGTCCGTCGTCACCACCGATCAGGTCAGAAACCAGGGCGCAGTCTCGATCGGCGAGGCACTGCGCTACACCGCCGGCGTCAGCGGCGACGTCAATGGCGGTTCGGACACCCGATTCGGCGCGCTCCAGATCCGCGGCTTCGACACCACCATGTCGGGCCTCTATGTCGACGGCCTGCGGATTCCCTCCAGCAACTACGTGCACTTCAACGGCCTCGATCCCTACGGCGCCGAGCGCATCGAGGTCCTCAAGGGACCGTCCTCGGCGATGTATGGCGGCAGCGGCACCGGCGGCATCCTCAACTACGTGACCAAGCTGCCGACCGCGCAGCAGTTCGGCGAAGTCTCGATCTCCGGCGGCAGCTTCAACCGCTATCAGGGCCAGTTCGACATGGGCGGTGCCGCCAACAAGGAAGGCACCGTGCTGTGGCGCCTGACCGGCGTCGTCCGCGACGGTGAAACCCAGGTCGACTTCACCAAGGACAACCGCGTTTTCATCGCGCCCGCCGTCACCTTCAAGCCGAACGAGGACACCACCATCACGATCCTGGCCAACTACCAGCGGGATCGGGCAGGGTGGGGCCTGCAGTTCCTGCCGGCATCGGGCACGGTGTGGCCGAACAACGGCCGCACCATCCCGGTCTCGTTCTTCGCAGGCGTGCCGGGCTTCAACGCGTTCAACACCGAGATCGCGACCGCGGGCTACCAGCTCTCGCACAATTTCACCGACAACATCACGTTCCGGCAGAACCTGCGCTACGCCTATCAGCACAACGAAGAGAAGGTGTTTTACGGCGCCGGCTACACCGACGAGCCCGCGGGGCAGCTCGCACGGTTCGGCAGTTATAGCAACTCCTATATCAACTCCTTCGCGGTGGACAACCAGCTGCAAGGCAAGTTCGTCACCGGCATCTTCAGCCATACCACGCTGGTTGGCGTCGACTACCGCAACACGCAATTCCGCGACACCGCCTTTGGCGTCACCACCTCGGCACCCGAGATCAACGTGTTCAATCCGGTCTACAGCTACGACTGGACCATTGGCGGGATGAGCGATAACACCGGCGTCAAGCAGTCGCAGGTCGGCCTCTATGCGCAGGATCAAATCAAGCTCGGCCGGCTGTCGTTCCAGCTCGGCGGCCGCCAGGACTTCGTGACGACGCAGCTCGACAGCGATCTGCCCGCCGCGAGTACGTCAGTATCGAAGGACGCGTCGGCCTTCACCGGTCGCGCAGCCGTGATGTACAATTTCGACAACGGCATAGCGCCGTATTTTAGCTACTCGGAATCGTTCCTGCCGGTGCTCGCAAGGGGACTGGGCGGCCAGATGCTCAATCCCGAGACCGGCGTCCAGTACGAGGTCGGTGTCAAGTACCAGCCGATCGGCTGGAATGCGCTGTTCACGTTCGCCGCCTTCGACCTGACGCGCGACAACGTCGTGACCTATGCGCCGCCGAGCTATCTCGCCGAGCAGACCGGTCAGGTGAAGTCGCGCGGCCTCGAGCTCGAGGGCACCATGTCGCTCGCCGACGGCTGGAATCTGCGCGCGGCTTATGCCTATGTCGATGCCGTGGTCACGCAGGATCCGGTCAATGTCGGCAAGGCGCCGGTCACCGTGCCGCTCAACCGTGCTTCACTGTGGAACGATTACACGCTTCAGACCGGGCCGCTCGCCGGCCTCCAGTTCGGCGGCGGCATCCGCTATGTCGGCGCGACCTGGGGTGACGATGCCAACACGTTCAAGGTGGGATCCGCGACCGTGCTGGACGCGCTGCTCGCCTACACCCGTGACAATTGGCGCCTGTCTTTGAACGTGACCAACCTTGCCGATACACGCTATGTCGCTGCGTGTTACAGCCTGTCCGGGTGCTTCTACGCGGAGGGGCGCAAGGCGATCGGCAAGCTGAGCTACCGCTGGTGA
- a CDS encoding SMP-30/gluconolactonase/LRE family protein — MTTATIPAHRVETAVASADILGETPLWCDRSRKLWWIDIDGRRHQSFDPATGAHHVSSCDCQFLGSQALTTDGPHLLARDLRLCRRVSDEAPPADFCEVECGLDNRFNDGRVDARGRLWIGTMDNQLHRPNGALYRVTGDGEVARIFEDVIVTNGIAFSPDNRTFYFTDTRRYRTWMFDFDVDDGVIRNRRLFADYSASQERPDGACVDAAGGLWTAFFSGGRVVRYRPDGQIDTIIPMPVTNPTCLCFGGRDLETLYVTTARKFLDPRQLSIEPQAGHVLAIHGVAQGLPEHRLV, encoded by the coding sequence ATGACCACGGCTACGATCCCCGCGCATCGGGTTGAGACCGCGGTCGCCAGCGCGGATATTCTCGGCGAAACGCCATTGTGGTGCGACCGGTCCCGCAAGCTGTGGTGGATCGACATCGACGGCAGGCGTCATCAATCCTTCGATCCGGCGACGGGCGCCCATCACGTTTCCTCCTGCGATTGCCAATTCCTGGGCAGCCAGGCCCTGACGACCGACGGCCCGCATCTCCTTGCGAGGGATCTGCGCCTCTGTCGTCGCGTTTCCGACGAAGCTCCTCCCGCCGACTTCTGCGAGGTCGAGTGCGGCCTGGACAACCGCTTCAATGACGGCCGCGTGGACGCCCGCGGCCGCCTGTGGATCGGCACCATGGACAACCAGCTGCATCGTCCGAACGGCGCGCTGTATCGCGTGACCGGGGACGGTGAGGTGGCGCGCATCTTCGAGGACGTCATCGTCACAAACGGAATTGCGTTCTCGCCCGACAATCGAACGTTCTATTTCACGGACACGCGGCGATACCGCACCTGGATGTTCGACTTTGACGTCGATGACGGCGTGATCCGAAACAGGCGCTTGTTCGCAGACTATAGCGCTTCTCAGGAAAGACCTGACGGTGCATGCGTCGATGCTGCCGGCGGGCTATGGACGGCGTTCTTCTCGGGCGGCCGGGTCGTGCGGTACCGGCCGGACGGGCAGATCGATACCATTATCCCGATGCCTGTGACCAATCCGACCTGCCTGTGCTTCGGAGGGCGCGATCTAGAAACGCTGTACGTCACGACGGCGAGAAAGTTCCTGGATCCGCGCCAGTTGAGCATCGAGCCGCAGGCCGGTCATGTTCTTGCCATTCACGGCGTCGCGCAGGGCCTGCCGGAACATCGTTTGGTCTAG
- a CDS encoding TRAP transporter substrate-binding protein, with translation MSLLVRALSATAICVALTVGASAADDIQERTIRWGHLNNTDHPVSQGVQKFAEILLAKSGGKMKVREFAASQLGNELQQQSALRGGTQEMLSASTTSLATVIPEFGLIDFPFLFNSTEQADALGTGKFGKAMLDTLPAKGLTGLGYWGLGFRNVTNSTRPITKLEDFAGLKLRVIPNPVYLESFSAFKANPVPMAFGELYSALETRTVDGQENPYTVILSNKFYEVQKYVSATNHTFTLNIILVSKAFWDKLSPTEQRLMREAYDESRGYQKEQTRLQTEKALAELQAKGMQYNAIAPEESDRMRKAVHPVVEKISANLRTETVKLFNEEVERIRKDVK, from the coding sequence ATGAGCTTGTTGGTACGGGCGCTGTCTGCGACGGCGATCTGCGTGGCGCTGACGGTCGGCGCATCTGCTGCCGACGATATTCAGGAGCGCACGATCAGGTGGGGCCACCTGAACAATACCGATCACCCCGTCAGCCAGGGCGTGCAGAAATTTGCCGAGATCCTGCTCGCCAAGAGCGGAGGCAAGATGAAGGTCCGAGAGTTCGCGGCCTCGCAGCTCGGCAATGAGCTTCAGCAGCAATCCGCGCTGCGTGGCGGCACTCAGGAGATGTTGTCGGCCTCGACGACGTCGCTCGCGACCGTCATTCCCGAGTTCGGCCTCATAGATTTCCCGTTCCTGTTCAACTCGACCGAGCAGGCCGATGCGCTCGGCACTGGCAAGTTCGGCAAGGCGATGCTCGACACGCTGCCGGCGAAGGGGCTGACCGGGCTGGGTTATTGGGGCCTGGGCTTCCGCAATGTCACCAACAGCACCCGCCCGATCACCAAGCTCGAGGATTTCGCCGGGCTCAAGCTTCGCGTCATTCCGAATCCGGTTTACCTCGAAAGCTTCAGCGCCTTTAAGGCCAACCCGGTCCCGATGGCCTTCGGTGAGCTGTATTCGGCCCTGGAGACGCGCACCGTCGACGGCCAGGAGAATCCCTATACAGTCATTCTCTCGAACAAATTCTACGAAGTGCAGAAATACGTCTCCGCCACAAATCACACCTTCACCCTGAACATCATCCTGGTGAGTAAGGCATTCTGGGACAAGCTCTCGCCGACCGAACAGCGCCTGATGCGCGAGGCCTATGACGAAAGCCGCGGTTACCAGAAGGAGCAGACGCGCCTTCAGACCGAGAAGGCGTTGGCGGAGCTGCAGGCCAAGGGCATGCAGTACAATGCGATCGCACCCGAAGAGAGCGACCGCATGCGCAAGGCGGTTCACCCCGTCGTCGAAAAGATCTCGGCCAACCTTCGTACCGAGACGGTGAAGCTCTTCAACGAAGAGGTCGAGCGCATCCGCAAGGACGTGAAGTAG
- a CDS encoding serine hydrolase domain-containing protein — MRPTEIMRGSPPASEALVTRANWRSYPAIRWGFTHTREVLPTAEVRRSAHPSAITSAPRELAKLGFTAPDGTPTTIEATLRETFADTLLVMHRGTLIHEWYDDGMSAATPHLICSISKAIAGTLGGVLAARRLVDPEASVVRYVPELETSVYGGCTVRNLLDMAVAIKFEEDYEDPAGDVARYRFSSGWDVPPPGIEAGHQRAYLTTLRGTGKPHGKVFHYVSPNTEVLGWVYERACGMPYQHILSEHLWRPMGAEEDGSLTLDSHGMGRVAGGLSVTARDLIRFGEMIRCRGVVQGRQVVPGWWIDDIRENGDPKAWADGDLAEFFPGARYRSKWFTIDPSRNALTAIGIHGQLLYVDLDSDTVIVKLATQPKAMDVPIDLRWFAAFRTITAHLAPR; from the coding sequence ATGCGGCCGACCGAAATCATGCGTGGCAGCCCACCGGCGTCCGAGGCCCTGGTGACCCGCGCCAACTGGCGCAGCTATCCCGCGATCCGCTGGGGCTTCACACACACCCGCGAAGTGCTGCCAACTGCCGAGGTTCGACGGTCGGCCCACCCCAGCGCCATCACCAGCGCGCCGCGTGAGCTGGCAAAGCTCGGCTTCACGGCGCCCGACGGTACGCCCACCACAATCGAGGCTACCTTGCGCGAAACCTTCGCAGACACGTTGCTCGTGATGCACCGGGGCACGCTGATCCACGAATGGTATGACGACGGCATGAGTGCCGCCACGCCCCATCTGATCTGCTCCATCAGCAAGGCGATCGCCGGCACCCTGGGCGGCGTGCTGGCGGCACGTCGACTGGTCGATCCCGAGGCAAGCGTGGTGCGCTACGTGCCTGAGCTCGAGACCTCGGTCTACGGCGGCTGCACCGTCCGCAATCTCCTCGACATGGCCGTCGCCATCAAGTTCGAGGAGGATTACGAGGATCCCGCAGGCGATGTCGCGCGCTATCGCTTTTCCTCGGGATGGGACGTGCCGCCGCCAGGCATCGAGGCCGGTCACCAGCGCGCTTATCTCACCACGCTGCGCGGGACAGGGAAACCGCATGGCAAAGTGTTTCACTACGTCTCGCCCAACACCGAAGTGCTCGGCTGGGTCTATGAGCGCGCCTGCGGCATGCCATACCAACATATTCTGTCCGAACATCTCTGGCGGCCGATGGGCGCAGAGGAAGACGGCTCCCTGACACTCGACAGCCACGGCATGGGCCGCGTTGCCGGCGGCCTCTCCGTCACCGCGCGCGATCTGATCCGCTTCGGCGAGATGATCCGTTGCCGTGGCGTGGTCCAGGGACGGCAGGTGGTGCCCGGCTGGTGGATCGACGACATCCGTGAAAACGGCGATCCCAAGGCTTGGGCCGACGGCGACCTCGCCGAATTCTTCCCGGGCGCCCGCTACCGCAGCAAATGGTTCACGATCGATCCGTCGCGCAACGCGCTCACGGCGATCGGCATCCATGGTCAGCTCCTCTATGTCGACCTCGACTCGGACACCGTCATCGTCAAGCTCGCGACGCAGCCGAAGGCGATGGACGTACCGATCGACCTGCGCTGGTTCGCCGCCTTCCGCACCATCACCGCGCATCTCGCGCCGCGCTGA
- a CDS encoding helix-turn-helix domain-containing protein, with the protein MVLSATPPIQDSAASLFQASSTDVDEHCAALGRWRLSYDQISAGAFKGSFTQLSLPRLEVFREITSQQVRQYGQLGAGSFGIGLPWHGDGEVNCNGANATGAQVIACIDAEVDMCTPKAFELRGVVASAALIEQLAATLDIALPRRAWHRLQVIEMAEAPVARLRAHLTTIHETITTAPGQFDDAAARQALEDALLVEIMDMLPTARPSDPGRSAVARRRTVDRARDLMHGSGDRSLSLLEVCSAVGASPRKLGYCFQEVLGTSPMHYWRAMRLNRVRRALKRAGGAGTSIYDIAVQHGFWHFSQFSLDYKRHFSELPSETLRRARRAA; encoded by the coding sequence ATGGTCTTAAGCGCAACCCCTCCGATCCAGGACTCGGCTGCCAGCCTGTTCCAGGCCAGCAGCACGGACGTTGACGAGCACTGCGCCGCGCTCGGCCGCTGGCGCCTGAGCTACGACCAGATCAGCGCCGGCGCGTTCAAGGGCAGCTTCACCCAGCTCTCCCTGCCCCGGCTCGAGGTGTTTCGCGAGATCACCAGCCAGCAGGTCCGCCAATACGGCCAATTGGGTGCCGGCAGCTTTGGCATTGGCCTGCCTTGGCACGGCGACGGCGAGGTCAATTGCAACGGAGCGAATGCCACGGGCGCGCAGGTGATTGCCTGCATCGATGCCGAGGTCGACATGTGCACGCCGAAGGCCTTCGAGCTGCGCGGCGTCGTCGCCAGTGCGGCGCTGATCGAGCAACTGGCCGCCACCCTTGACATCGCGCTGCCGCGCCGCGCCTGGCATCGGTTGCAGGTGATCGAGATGGCGGAGGCGCCGGTCGCACGGCTGCGCGCGCATCTCACCACAATTCACGAGACCATCACGACCGCACCGGGGCAGTTTGACGATGCGGCGGCACGGCAGGCACTGGAGGATGCCCTTCTCGTCGAGATCATGGACATGCTGCCGACGGCACGGCCGAGCGATCCCGGCCGCAGTGCCGTGGCGCGCAGGCGCACCGTCGATCGCGCCCGCGACCTGATGCACGGCAGCGGCGATCGCTCGCTGTCGTTGTTGGAGGTCTGCTCGGCGGTCGGCGCCAGCCCGCGCAAGCTCGGCTATTGCTTCCAGGAGGTCTTGGGCACGAGTCCGATGCACTATTGGCGCGCGATGCGGCTAAACCGGGTCCGGCGCGCCCTGAAGCGCGCCGGCGGCGCCGGGACATCCATCTACGACATCGCCGTGCAGCACGGCTTCTGGCACTTCAGCCAGTTCTCGCTCGACTATAAGCGCCACTTCTCCGAGCTGCCCTCGGAGACGCTGCGGCGGGCGAGGCGTGCGGCGTGA
- a CDS encoding GntR family transcriptional regulator — protein MTAVDERPLSAGDSGYQRIRSDIIFGVLTPSGRLRLDAMKEDYGVSISTLREILNRLTSEGFVVAEGQRGFEVAPVSIQNLRELADLRILLEHHAMAESFRAGDVEWEGRVVSAHHKLAATERTVRTEGDDPELRKRYDGEFHQALISACGSRELMHTHSVVFDKYFRYALRYRGTETINQHKALLDCALKRDIKTAKAVLTDHINGCVAHALSSWKSG, from the coding sequence ATGACGGCAGTTGATGAGCGGCCCCTATCCGCAGGCGACAGCGGCTATCAGCGCATTCGGTCCGACATCATTTTCGGCGTGCTTACGCCATCCGGGCGTCTCAGGCTCGATGCCATGAAGGAAGATTACGGCGTCAGCATCAGTACGCTGCGTGAGATCCTCAATCGTCTGACCTCCGAAGGTTTTGTGGTTGCCGAAGGTCAACGTGGATTCGAGGTGGCGCCTGTCTCGATCCAGAATCTGCGGGAGCTCGCCGATCTGCGCATCCTGCTGGAGCATCATGCGATGGCCGAGTCGTTCCGCGCCGGCGACGTCGAGTGGGAGGGCCGTGTAGTTTCAGCGCACCACAAGCTGGCCGCCACCGAGCGCACCGTCCGCACCGAGGGCGACGATCCCGAGCTCCGCAAGCGCTACGACGGCGAATTTCACCAGGCGCTGATCTCTGCTTGCGGCTCTCGCGAGTTGATGCACACCCATTCGGTCGTGTTCGACAAATACTTCCGCTATGCGCTGCGCTATCGCGGCACCGAGACGATCAACCAGCACAAGGCCCTGTTGGACTGCGCCCTGAAGCGGGACATCAAGACGGCCAAGGCCGTCCTCACCGACCACATCAATGGCTGCGTCGCGCACGCGCTGTCCTCCTGGAAGAGCGGCTGA